Proteins encoded by one window of Halosolutus gelatinilyticus:
- a CDS encoding CocE/NonD family hydrolase yields the protein MADHKTQEANGEPDDHAAKHWTAQGNGGTETGTESGDVWESSVEGVATGIAKETDIPIPMRDGLELASNIYRPVEPGETFGEVPGEYPVIMEFTGWGKDIYWGEAEELFGEQWPGTGVGYEPWSPPIAYSCTFESENHNFWVPQGYVNIVVDGRGFGRSPGEFNGFESWGRDMYDAIEWAANQEWSNGNVGMSGVSIFSILQYYAAEMNPPHLRAICPWQGTPDDLYRHGGIGPVTSPTSTEDFPVPHDPVWPAPEDTNPPTPENRPEDEIYEEITQPALICGSWSSHGLFSRGDFRAFRNIASKHKWLYNHGREKWATFYETEAQALRKRFFDHFLKCTDTRILHEKPVRAEVRDSLRNWSVRTADDFPLPETQYRTLHLDATDGSLIDGNPDRESTISYDATTTDSVTFEVTFDEETSLIGYQGLKLWVTPEDATDGDLFVTVRKLDRSDNEVKFHGYAAPLSHPAALGFLRLSHRSLNEEKSTQWEPVLEREADPDPVNPGETVECQIPIRPSGTYYREGETLQVEVSGTLFGHEDLTEKYPARKRGETALGLETINEGKHTIHTGGECDSRLVIPEVPR from the coding sequence AACGGGGACAGAATCTGGCGACGTTTGGGAGTCGTCGGTCGAAGGAGTCGCGACGGGAATCGCCAAGGAGACCGACATTCCGATTCCGATGCGCGATGGATTAGAGTTGGCCAGTAACATCTACCGGCCCGTGGAACCCGGCGAAACATTCGGCGAGGTTCCCGGCGAATACCCGGTGATTATGGAGTTTACCGGATGGGGGAAAGATATCTATTGGGGCGAAGCCGAGGAACTGTTCGGGGAGCAGTGGCCGGGAACGGGAGTCGGATATGAACCGTGGAGCCCGCCGATCGCATACTCGTGTACATTCGAATCGGAGAACCACAACTTCTGGGTCCCTCAGGGATACGTAAACATCGTCGTCGACGGGAGAGGATTCGGTCGCTCGCCGGGAGAATTCAACGGATTCGAATCGTGGGGACGGGACATGTACGATGCCATTGAGTGGGCAGCGAACCAGGAGTGGAGCAACGGAAACGTCGGCATGAGCGGCGTTTCTATTTTTTCTATCCTCCAATATTATGCAGCCGAAATGAACCCCCCTCATTTACGGGCGATTTGCCCCTGGCAGGGCACCCCGGATGATTTGTACAGACACGGTGGGATCGGTCCTGTTACCTCTCCGACGTCAACCGAAGACTTTCCCGTCCCACACGACCCCGTCTGGCCTGCGCCGGAAGACACGAACCCGCCAACGCCCGAAAATAGGCCCGAAGACGAGATATACGAGGAGATTACCCAACCCGCCCTTATCTGTGGCTCCTGGTCGAGCCACGGCCTCTTTAGCCGAGGCGATTTCAGGGCGTTTCGGAATATCGCCTCCAAGCACAAGTGGCTCTACAACCACGGCAGGGAGAAATGGGCCACGTTCTACGAAACGGAAGCGCAGGCGCTCCGAAAGCGGTTCTTCGATCACTTCTTGAAGTGTACCGATACGAGAATCCTACACGAAAAGCCGGTCAGGGCGGAAGTTCGTGACTCGCTCCGCAATTGGTCCGTTCGGACAGCAGACGACTTTCCGCTGCCCGAAACGCAGTATCGGACGCTTCACCTCGATGCGACAGACGGATCTCTTATTGACGGAAACCCGGACCGAGAGAGCACGATCAGCTACGATGCAACTACTACAGACAGCGTAACGTTCGAGGTCACCTTCGACGAGGAGACCTCGTTGATCGGGTATCAGGGCTTGAAGCTGTGGGTGACGCCTGAAGATGCGACTGATGGCGATCTATTCGTTACCGTCCGGAAGCTCGATCGGAGCGATAACGAAGTAAAATTTCACGGATACGCAGCGCCGTTGTCACACCCGGCCGCACTCGGGTTCCTTCGGCTTTCACACCGGAGTCTGAACGAGGAGAAATCGACTCAGTGGGAGCCCGTCCTTGAGCGAGAAGCAGACCCTGATCCGGTGAATCCGGGGGAAACCGTCGAGTGTCAGATTCCAATCCGGCCGTCGGGCACCTACTATCGAGAAGGGGAGACGCTGCAAGTCGAGGTTTCGGGGACGCTGTTCGGACACGAAGACCTGACAGAGAAATACCCCGCCAGGAAACGAGGAGAAACAGCACTCGGGCTAGAAACGAT